One window of the Prochlorococcus marinus XMU1411 genome contains the following:
- a CDS encoding GMC oxidoreductase, with protein MDISPYDAIVVGSGATGGIAALTLAEQGIKVLVIEAGPQVKRHEASNNEPKSTLKRLSGVITKKHTNQCQHPGYWKNNPDLYSNELKHPYDFPPKKPFLWTQGKQFGGRSLTWGGITLRLSSEDFQPAKKDGFGPNWPISYDELSPHYDFIENLCGIYGRKDDIKEVPNGKYSGEIPLTENENIFGSKVKSKLNYPFMQSRGFDRNSSVKDKNWPRSSSIGSTFKKALDTGNVQIISNHLVESFEINKITELASKLTIVNLENGHKEVLNCDLILLCASTISTLRILLNSEYKSNSSGFKDNSGKLGKYLMDHISICRFFSVPKTNNAGKTLDNTPVLSGAGSFFIPFGSNLPKIDDLNFHRGYGIWGAIDRLGIPKFLQKDINKSIGFLIAHGEVLPREKNSVSLSRKTDEWGIPIPYIEFEWSENELNMAKHMENTIRKSITAANGEIKNINELMNIPVGSFFTKKLIAFSDSPPPPGYYIHEVGGAPMGINEENSVVDKFNRLWRCKNVLVLDGACWPTSSWQSPTLTMMALSRRACLNIKKT; from the coding sequence TTGGATATAAGTCCTTATGATGCAATTGTTGTTGGTTCTGGAGCTACTGGAGGAATAGCAGCACTTACATTGGCAGAGCAGGGGATTAAAGTTTTAGTTATAGAAGCAGGGCCTCAAGTTAAGAGGCATGAAGCTTCTAATAATGAGCCTAAAAGTACATTAAAAAGATTATCAGGAGTTATAACAAAAAAACATACAAACCAATGCCAACATCCTGGTTATTGGAAAAATAATCCTGACTTATATTCAAATGAATTGAAGCATCCTTATGACTTTCCCCCAAAAAAGCCATTTCTTTGGACCCAAGGCAAACAATTTGGTGGGAGATCATTAACGTGGGGAGGCATAACATTGAGACTTTCCTCAGAAGATTTTCAACCGGCTAAAAAAGACGGATTCGGACCAAACTGGCCTATTTCATACGATGAACTATCCCCTCACTATGATTTCATTGAAAATTTGTGTGGCATATATGGACGAAAAGATGACATTAAAGAAGTTCCAAACGGTAAATATAGTGGTGAAATACCTCTTACAGAAAACGAAAATATTTTTGGCAGCAAAGTTAAATCAAAATTAAACTATCCATTTATGCAATCAAGGGGATTTGACCGAAATTCATCAGTAAAAGATAAAAATTGGCCGAGATCTTCTAGTATAGGAAGCACTTTTAAAAAAGCCTTAGATACTGGGAATGTTCAAATAATTTCAAATCACCTTGTGGAATCTTTTGAGATTAACAAGATCACAGAGCTTGCATCAAAACTAACGATTGTAAACTTAGAAAATGGACACAAAGAAGTATTGAATTGTGATTTAATTCTTCTTTGCGCATCAACAATTTCAACACTCAGAATACTACTGAACTCAGAATATAAATCAAATTCCTCAGGTTTTAAAGATAATTCTGGGAAATTAGGTAAATATCTTATGGACCATATATCTATCTGTAGATTTTTTTCAGTCCCAAAAACAAATAACGCAGGAAAAACACTAGATAATACTCCCGTTCTTTCAGGAGCAGGCAGCTTCTTTATTCCATTCGGTTCAAATTTACCAAAAATTGACGACCTAAATTTCCATAGAGGTTATGGGATCTGGGGGGCAATTGATCGATTAGGGATACCTAAATTTTTGCAAAAAGACATAAACAAATCCATTGGCTTTCTTATCGCCCATGGCGAAGTCCTTCCTAGAGAAAAAAACTCAGTTTCTCTCTCAAGAAAAACAGATGAATGGGGTATCCCAATTCCCTACATTGAATTCGAATGGAGCGAAAATGAGTTAAACATGGCTAAACATATGGAAAATACAATACGAAAATCAATCACAGCTGCAAATGGAGAAATAAAAAATATTAATGAACTAATGAATATCCCAGTAGGGAGTTTTTTTACAAAAAAATTGATCGCATTTTCAGATAGCCCTCCTCCTCCTGGATATTACATTCATGAAGTAGGGGGCGCTCCAATGGGGATTAATGAAGAAAATAGCGTAGTTGATAAATTTAATAGATTATGGAGATGCAAGAATGTACTTGTACTAGATGGAGCATGCTGGCCCACATCATCTTGGCAAAGCCCCACACTCACGATGATGGCTTTGAGTAGAAGAGCCTGTTTAAATATTAAAAAGACTTAG
- a CDS encoding PilN domain-containing protein — translation MRINYNFAFQNSKLTPWERPSPPNLLISDASLKKKISYIIDQTKLNKELIYPSIFILLSSLGMQFLTFFPNRNIKNLESDHFEYQVISQKLSDLESSKARFRRKLRNIDKYFTQATTSYMFAFYLQNSVPKGVQLNSYSFSDNGFDIIATAFNLDALNEFITLIVESPVILKESVSINQVNRKDFAKSNNSDPVPDFEMEIYGAIKKLEIAKRKDLYIESKANGLLQKLKRFNNLKFKLGS, via the coding sequence ATGCGTATAAATTATAATTTTGCTTTTCAAAACTCAAAATTAACCCCTTGGGAGAGGCCATCCCCCCCTAATCTGTTGATTTCAGATGCAAGTCTGAAGAAAAAAATTAGCTACATAATTGATCAGACTAAATTAAATAAGGAATTAATTTATCCCTCTATTTTTATTTTATTATCTAGTTTAGGGATGCAATTTTTAACTTTCTTTCCTAACAGAAATATCAAAAACTTAGAAAGTGATCACTTTGAGTACCAAGTTATTTCTCAGAAATTGTCTGATTTAGAATCCTCAAAAGCAAGATTTAGAAGAAAACTTAGAAATATTGATAAATATTTTACACAAGCCACAACATCATATATGTTTGCATTTTATTTACAAAACTCTGTACCCAAAGGTGTTCAACTTAATAGCTATTCATTTAGTGATAATGGTTTTGATATTATTGCAACCGCATTCAATCTTGATGCACTTAATGAATTTATAACTTTAATAGTTGAATCACCAGTAATACTTAAAGAGTCTGTAAGTATAAATCAAGTTAATAGAAAAGATTTTGCTAAATCAAATAATTCTGATCCCGTTCCTGATTTTGAGATGGAAATTTATGGAGCTATAAAAAAATTAGAAATAGCAAAAAGAAAAGATTTGTATATAGAATCTAAAGCAAATGGTTTACTTCAAAAATTAAAAAGATTTAACAATCTAAAATTTAAACTAGGATCTTAA
- a CDS encoding VHS domain-containing protein: MPSNWSKIRDEWLNRTAVAKDDAKWALEALINSEEELFEIEQKIKNKEDAISQVKFLKKKVKETISSKEISLDDIALNTSNSNKVQISVPSNLTYLLKVWAAAEGRDLSSVAFQCLETGIREMKSKGSIPSIAVNRYNSACQKRIALAEVNNLLEKYEIAQNEIK, from the coding sequence ATGCCTAGTAATTGGTCAAAAATAAGAGATGAATGGCTTAATAGAACCGCTGTTGCGAAAGATGATGCTAAATGGGCATTAGAAGCTTTAATTAATTCTGAAGAAGAGTTATTTGAGATAGAGCAAAAAATAAAGAATAAAGAGGACGCTATAAGCCAAGTAAAATTTTTGAAGAAAAAGGTTAAAGAAACTATTTCCTCTAAAGAAATTAGTCTCGATGATATTGCATTAAATACTTCAAATTCAAACAAAGTACAGATCTCAGTACCATCAAATCTTACTTATCTTTTGAAAGTTTGGGCAGCAGCAGAAGGAAGAGATCTATCAAGTGTTGCTTTTCAATGTTTAGAAACTGGTATAAGGGAAATGAAAAGCAAAGGTTCAATACCTTCAATAGCAGTAAATAGATATAACTCGGCCTGTCAAAAGAGGATTGCGCTGGCAGAAGTAAATAATCTATTGGAGAAATACGAAATAGCTCAGAATGAAATCAAATAA
- a CDS encoding type IV pilus twitching motility protein PilT translates to MKLKNLMTELVKRNGSDLHLTGDSVPFFRVQGQILPASSEEYSTKDLYLDLEEILGPSKIQIFKEEKELDCSYGLEGIARFRMNIFLDRGKISCVMRALNTEIPNFSQIGLPDSVQQLLSRPRGLMLVTGPTGSGKTTTLASGIDWINSNFAHHILTIEDPIEFIYSNKNCLVRQREVGEDTKSFSNALRSALREDPDIILVGEMRDLETISLAITAAETGHLVLGTLHTASASQTIDRIIDVFPTSQQMQIRVQLSSSLIGVISQTLCKTIDNKRSLAAEILVNNNAIANLIREAKASQVYSQLQIGGKFGMQTLEQSLSQLVSQSIITTDEAYYKCNRPNVLKGILDEMNPEKPN, encoded by the coding sequence ATGAAATTAAAAAACCTTATGACCGAGTTAGTAAAACGGAACGGTTCCGACTTACACCTAACAGGAGATAGTGTCCCATTTTTTAGAGTTCAAGGTCAAATATTGCCCGCATCGAGCGAAGAATACTCAACCAAAGATTTATATCTTGACCTTGAAGAAATTCTCGGTCCCTCAAAAATTCAAATATTTAAAGAAGAAAAAGAATTAGATTGTAGTTATGGATTAGAAGGAATCGCAAGATTTAGAATGAATATTTTTTTAGATAGAGGGAAGATCTCTTGTGTTATGAGAGCTTTAAACACTGAGATTCCAAATTTTTCCCAAATAGGTCTTCCTGACAGTGTTCAACAACTTTTAAGTAGGCCAAGAGGTTTGATGCTTGTAACTGGACCTACAGGATCAGGAAAGACTACGACTCTTGCCAGTGGAATTGATTGGATTAATTCGAATTTTGCTCACCATATTCTTACAATTGAGGATCCAATAGAGTTTATCTATAGTAATAAAAATTGTCTTGTAAGACAAAGAGAAGTTGGGGAAGATACAAAATCTTTTTCTAACGCCTTAAGATCTGCATTAAGAGAAGATCCAGATATTATTTTGGTAGGTGAAATGAGAGATCTAGAGACTATAAGTTTAGCTATTACCGCTGCAGAAACAGGACACCTTGTCTTAGGGACTTTACACACAGCTTCTGCATCTCAAACCATTGACAGGATTATTGATGTTTTCCCAACTTCTCAACAAATGCAAATTAGAGTCCAACTTTCCTCATCATTGATAGGTGTTATTTCACAAACCCTTTGCAAAACAATTGATAATAAAAGATCTTTGGCTGCAGAAATATTAGTAAACAATAATGCAATCGCTAATTTAATTAGAGAAGCCAAAGCTTCACAAGTTTATTCCCAACTTCAAATTGGAGGCAAATTTGGAATGCAAACATTGGAGCAATCTCTTTCTCAACTTGTATCCCAAAGCATTATTACAACAGACGAGGCTTACTACAAATGCAATAGACCTAATGTTTTGAAAGGCATTTTGGATGAGATGAATCCTGAAAAACCAAATTAA
- a CDS encoding Tic20 family protein, translating into MNQIFQRLSSVFLYTLPLKASIPFGYYLFYKYSFLKILLFLTFPIAIIEKSLPFGSFLLFIILFAGLVRNPNVPYFVRYNACQALLIDIALIIISYLLRIFPIVELGSIIFIFTLCIFIYSISQCIYGVEPEIPLISKSVRMQI; encoded by the coding sequence TTGAATCAGATATTCCAGAGACTTTCATCAGTATTTTTGTATACTTTGCCATTAAAGGCATCAATACCTTTTGGATATTATTTGTTCTATAAATATTCATTTTTAAAAATACTATTATTTCTAACTTTCCCGATAGCAATAATTGAAAAATCTTTGCCTTTTGGTAGTTTTTTATTATTTATAATTTTGTTTGCTGGATTAGTAAGAAATCCAAATGTTCCCTATTTCGTTAGATATAACGCATGCCAAGCATTACTTATTGATATTGCTTTGATAATAATTTCATATCTCTTGAGAATATTCCCCATAGTTGAATTAGGCTCAATAATTTTTATATTTACACTATGTATTTTTATTTACTCGATTTCCCAATGTATTTATGGAGTTGAACCTGAAATTCCCTTAATTAGTAAATCTGTAAGAATGCAAATTTAA
- a CDS encoding prepilin peptidase — translation MEIILIYLFVIGCCIGSFVNVVIYRLPLNQSIVYPNSSCPKCNSKIKWFDNIPIISWLLLRGKCRACKNKIAFSYPSIELSTGLLFCLNLYAHPTIYNQQPINVIIFLGCIFGVILFTLAILDFKYFWLPQVLTLGGLVLGLAASLYIDLYNDFSQFNYSIYTLLASLLGFTFFNLLSSIGKKIYNRPVIGGGDAKLSALIGSWLGIQGLIISIWFAFISAGIYVTLGLILKKIKRNQKIPFGVFLALSGLLVWYFGNEKFLEIFFLKI, via the coding sequence GTGGAAATAATATTGATATATTTGTTTGTAATTGGTTGTTGTATAGGAAGCTTTGTCAATGTAGTAATTTATAGATTACCTTTAAATCAATCAATAGTTTATCCCAATAGTAGTTGTCCGAAATGCAATTCAAAAATTAAATGGTTCGATAATATACCAATAATAAGTTGGCTTTTATTAAGAGGTAAATGCAGAGCTTGTAAGAACAAAATAGCTTTTTCTTACCCTAGTATTGAATTATCTACAGGCCTTTTATTTTGTCTTAATTTATACGCTCATCCAACAATTTATAATCAACAACCTATCAATGTAATTATATTTTTGGGATGCATTTTTGGTGTTATTTTATTCACCTTAGCAATATTAGATTTTAAATATTTTTGGCTCCCGCAAGTTCTTACTTTAGGAGGTTTAGTTTTAGGATTAGCTGCATCTTTATATATTGATCTTTATAATGATTTTTCTCAATTTAATTATTCAATTTATACATTACTTGCTTCTTTATTAGGTTTTACATTTTTTAATTTATTAAGTTCTATAGGTAAAAAAATTTATAATAGGCCTGTAATTGGAGGTGGGGATGCAAAACTAAGTGCCTTGATTGGTTCTTGGTTAGGCATACAGGGATTAATTATATCTATATGGTTTGCATTTATATCGGCGGGTATATATGTAACTTTAGGTTTGATTTTAAAAAAAATAAAGAGAAATCAAAAAATACCTTTTGGAGTTTTTTTGGCTTTGTCTGGATTACTTGTTTGGTATTTTGGTAATGAGAAATTTTTAGAAATATTCTTTTTGAAAATTTAA
- the gloA gene encoding lactoylglutathione lyase, producing the protein MRILHTMLRVGDLDKSIDFYVNRLGMNLLRKKDYPHGKFTLAFVGYGSEKENTVIELTYNWGKKSEDYELGDKYGHIAIGVKDIHLICQGLENNGCKITTKPKTMKNSTTVLAFVEDPDGYKIELIERD; encoded by the coding sequence ATGCGTATCCTACATACAATGTTGAGGGTTGGAGATTTAGATAAATCCATTGATTTCTACGTCAATAGATTAGGAATGAATTTATTGCGAAAAAAGGATTACCCTCATGGAAAATTCACTTTGGCATTTGTTGGTTATGGCTCAGAAAAAGAAAACACAGTGATTGAATTAACTTATAACTGGGGCAAAAAGTCTGAAGACTATGAGCTTGGAGATAAATATGGTCATATAGCTATTGGAGTAAAAGATATTCATCTAATTTGCCAAGGATTAGAAAATAATGGTTGTAAAATAACAACCAAACCTAAAACAATGAAAAACAGTACTACAGTTTTGGCTTTTGTTGAGGATCCTGATGGTTATAAAATCGAACTTATTGAAAGAGATTAA
- a CDS encoding pentapeptide repeat-containing protein, translating to MRFIILTVLMIVLTLPSRSYAALDYGKQSLIGADFSGSDLKGATFYLTDLQDANLSDCELQNATLYGAKLKDTNLSNSNLREVTLDSAILDGTDLSNTNLEDSFAYSTQFENVKIQGADFTNVFLPKDIIRKFCESATGTNPITNRETRETLECDYI from the coding sequence ATGAGATTTATAATTTTAACTGTTTTAATGATTGTTTTAACTCTCCCTTCTAGAAGCTATGCTGCATTGGATTATGGTAAACAATCCTTAATAGGAGCTGATTTTTCTGGATCCGATTTAAAAGGGGCAACGTTCTATTTAACTGATTTACAAGATGCAAATTTATCAGATTGTGAGCTCCAAAATGCTACTCTTTATGGAGCAAAATTGAAAGATACTAATTTAAGTAACTCCAATTTAAGAGAAGTAACTTTAGACTCGGCTATTTTAGATGGAACAGATTTATCAAATACTAACTTAGAGGATTCATTCGCTTATAGTACACAGTTTGAAAATGTAAAAATACAAGGCGCAGACTTCACAAATGTTTTTTTACCAAAAGATATTATTAGGAAATTTTGTGAAAGTGCCACTGGAACTAATCCAATCACAAATAGAGAAACTAGAGAAACTTTAGAGTGCGATTACATTTAA
- a CDS encoding GspE/PulE family protein: MSAFSEIKNKDGILDNRDISDFLTPELCEDAGIIIIEIEEDTLMLGAMNLAYAKVKEVINTIESEFNLKVSLKQITSLEWETWFENTHSVSVESIQRKTTKDSYEAKNDFIETIETKNKISEQYEDAKYIENDQPSDFDDSLEEESNELVDDENDEALIKLAQARIGEDSEIENDILFGEELTSSRDPVISGVASILSKCFTLKGSDIHVEPLEDRLRIRYRIDGVLVEAFAFPKSHVSPIISRIKIMSKLDISEKRLPQDGRIRCLLRGRKSDFRVSTLPGRWGEKVVLRALESDNSVLNLSKLITEKSELKLIQNMSKSPYGIVIIVGPTGSGKSTTLYSMLSELNKPGVNISTVEDPVEYTLDGIHQVQVIREKGLDFSRALRSLMRQDPDIILVGETRDKETAQAAMEAALTGHMVFTTLHANDTSTAITRLAEMEIPPYLIGASIIGLVAQRLVRKVCKSCSEFKLINPSENQLAASMGVKKARFLRKNNIECPTCNGTGYKGRVGIYEVMQVNDVIRELIMKQSNAEEIREIAFKSKGRSLLSYGMDLIKNELTTIEEVERVCLLNDSPNKSQ, from the coding sequence ATGTCTGCTTTCAGCGAAATCAAAAATAAAGATGGGATTTTAGATAATAGGGACATCAGTGATTTTCTCACTCCTGAATTATGCGAAGATGCTGGAATAATTATTATTGAAATTGAAGAAGATACATTAATGCTAGGAGCCATGAATTTGGCATACGCCAAAGTAAAGGAAGTTATCAATACTATAGAAAGTGAATTTAACCTTAAGGTGAGTTTAAAACAAATAACATCTCTTGAGTGGGAAACTTGGTTTGAAAACACCCATTCAGTGTCTGTTGAAAGTATTCAAAGAAAAACGACTAAAGATAGCTATGAAGCAAAAAATGATTTTATTGAAACTATTGAGACAAAAAATAAAATTTCAGAACAATATGAAGATGCTAAATATATAGAAAATGATCAACCTTCTGATTTTGATGATTCTCTTGAGGAAGAAAGTAATGAATTAGTTGATGATGAAAATGATGAGGCTTTAATCAAATTAGCTCAAGCTAGAATTGGAGAAGATTCTGAAATAGAAAATGATATTCTTTTTGGAGAAGAATTAACATCTTCAAGAGATCCAGTAATTTCTGGTGTTGCGTCCATTTTAAGCAAGTGTTTTACATTAAAGGGATCTGATATTCATGTAGAGCCTTTAGAAGACAGATTACGAATAAGATATAGAATTGATGGAGTCTTGGTTGAGGCATTTGCTTTTCCAAAGTCTCATGTGAGTCCAATAATAAGCAGGATAAAAATCATGAGTAAATTAGATATTTCAGAGAAAAGATTACCTCAGGACGGAAGGATTAGGTGTCTTTTAAGAGGTAGAAAATCTGATTTCAGAGTTAGTACATTACCTGGGAGATGGGGAGAAAAAGTTGTCCTTCGAGCTCTAGAGAGTGATAATTCTGTTTTAAATCTATCTAAATTAATAACTGAAAAAAGTGAGCTGAAATTAATACAAAATATGTCCAAATCTCCTTATGGAATAGTTATCATAGTAGGCCCTACTGGATCAGGAAAGTCAACTACCTTGTACTCCATGTTAAGTGAACTTAATAAACCGGGAGTTAATATAAGTACCGTTGAAGATCCAGTTGAATATACACTAGATGGAATACACCAGGTTCAAGTTATAAGAGAGAAAGGTCTCGATTTTTCAAGAGCACTTAGATCATTGATGAGACAAGACCCTGATATTATTTTGGTTGGAGAAACAAGAGATAAAGAAACAGCTCAAGCAGCCATGGAGGCTGCTCTTACTGGTCATATGGTATTTACCACATTACACGCAAATGATACCTCGACTGCAATAACAAGACTTGCCGAGATGGAAATACCTCCATATTTGATTGGAGCTTCAATAATCGGATTGGTTGCGCAAAGATTAGTAAGAAAAGTATGCAAATCATGCAGTGAATTTAAGCTAATAAATCCTTCAGAGAATCAACTAGCTGCTAGCATGGGAGTTAAAAAAGCAAGATTTTTAAGAAAAAACAACATAGAATGTCCCACCTGTAACGGAACTGGATACAAAGGGAGAGTTGGCATTTATGAAGTTATGCAAGTAAATGATGTAATTAGGGAGTTAATCATGAAACAATCTAATGCTGAGGAAATCAGAGAAATTGCATTCAAAAGTAAAGGAAGAAGCTTGCTTTCATATGGGATGGATTTGATAAAAAATGAACTTACCACAATTGAAGAAGTAGAACGTGTTTGTTTATTAAATGATTCACCCAATAAAAGTCAATGA
- a CDS encoding LEM domain-containing protein produces the protein MNKRKIIKGYKTLISSRFNVDGSIDKFKDGVIYTLYSDEFNSLKVGFAENDKVLEKKLSSEALILLDMKKGKKKDLYLLITTLKELGIKYSDNFYFKYSSSLMRHLSTLGWPVGRSLYKQRKIKKELVCA, from the coding sequence ATGAATAAAAGAAAAATCATTAAAGGATATAAAACATTAATTTCATCAAGGTTTAATGTAGATGGTTCTATAGATAAATTCAAAGATGGAGTAATTTATACTCTTTATTCTGATGAATTTAATTCACTTAAAGTTGGTTTTGCTGAAAATGATAAGGTTCTAGAAAAAAAATTATCCAGTGAAGCATTGATATTATTGGATATGAAAAAAGGCAAGAAGAAAGATTTATATTTATTAATAACCACTCTAAAAGAACTTGGTATCAAATATTCAGACAATTTTTATTTCAAATACTCAAGTTCTTTAATGAGACATTTATCTACTTTAGGTTGGCCTGTGGGAAGATCACTTTATAAACAAAGAAAGATTAAAAAAGAACTTGTATGTGCATAA
- a CDS encoding type II secretion system F family protein produces MDYKFIENARLRRLMQKARHKRKVLDNPNRIPEHKNAKITQKYKNVIPIPSKKKNLRKKQKSKLSFLKTYVELKIQERKEFLEGEMTSLREGRKLIRPKSMEKRRLKSPPIKDLAVATKQLSSMIRTGLPLLDSLNIISDTAENPTIQYSFREIALGISKGSTMSEMLDKYPEVFNEMYRALVNAGETAGLLPTTLDRQAKLLESLAKIKGQIKSALAYPSAIAILTVVIVFIMMIFVIPIFVDIYDQSGAPLPGITQLLIDLSEQLRSLQFYFKAIPSGIAIYLFSKYLSSRSSFIWWYDKTLLQLPITKDLVTKSCLANFSRTLSSLNSAGVPILESLTIAKKTLKNKIFSRIIENAYRDIQSGNPMHKAFDKESVIPIMFTSMFRIGEETGELSEMITKLADFYEDEVSSSVKSLTSIMEPLMIIFVAVFVGIILIAMYLPMFSMMSTVG; encoded by the coding sequence ATGGATTATAAATTTATTGAAAATGCCAGACTAAGAAGGCTCATGCAAAAAGCCCGTCACAAGAGAAAAGTACTAGACAATCCTAATAGAATTCCTGAGCATAAAAATGCAAAAATAACTCAAAAATATAAAAACGTCATCCCAATTCCTTCGAAGAAAAAAAATCTAAGAAAAAAACAAAAAAGTAAATTATCTTTTTTAAAAACTTATGTTGAATTAAAAATTCAAGAAAGAAAAGAATTTTTAGAGGGTGAAATGACTTCTCTAAGAGAAGGAAGGAAGTTAATAAGACCTAAATCAATGGAGAAAAGAAGATTAAAAAGCCCTCCAATTAAAGACTTGGCGGTAGCCACAAAGCAATTATCCTCCATGATAAGAACTGGACTGCCTTTATTAGATTCTCTTAATATCATTTCAGATACAGCGGAAAACCCAACGATTCAATACTCTTTTAGAGAAATAGCTTTAGGCATTAGTAAAGGTTCTACTATGTCTGAAATGCTTGATAAATATCCAGAAGTATTTAATGAAATGTATAGAGCACTTGTCAACGCAGGTGAAACTGCAGGACTGCTCCCTACTACGTTAGATAGACAAGCGAAATTACTAGAAAGTCTTGCAAAAATTAAAGGTCAAATCAAGAGTGCTTTGGCTTATCCTTCTGCAATAGCAATTCTTACGGTAGTAATAGTTTTTATAATGATGATATTTGTTATTCCAATTTTCGTTGATATTTATGATCAATCTGGAGCCCCATTGCCTGGAATAACTCAATTATTGATTGACTTATCTGAACAGCTTAGATCTCTACAATTTTACTTTAAGGCAATTCCATCTGGCATAGCAATTTATTTATTTTCTAAATATTTATCAAGTAGATCATCTTTCATTTGGTGGTACGACAAAACATTACTTCAATTGCCAATTACAAAAGATTTGGTTACAAAATCTTGTTTAGCCAATTTTTCAAGGACATTATCTTCTCTTAATAGTGCTGGAGTTCCGATTTTAGAGTCATTAACAATAGCCAAAAAAACTTTAAAAAATAAAATTTTTAGTCGAATTATAGAAAATGCCTATAGGGATATTCAATCGGGAAATCCCATGCACAAAGCTTTTGATAAAGAGTCTGTAATTCCGATAATGTTCACTTCTATGTTTAGGATTGGAGAAGAGACAGGGGAGCTAAGTGAAATGATTACAAAACTAGCTGATTTTTATGAAGATGAAGTTTCCTCAAGCGTCAAAAGCTTAACTTCAATAATGGAACCTTTAATGATAATTTTTGTAGCTGTTTTTGTAGGAATCATATTAATTGCTATGTATTTACCTATGTTCAGTATGATGTCCACTGTTGGTTAA